The genomic DNA AGCGCCAGACACCGTGTTCCTGCTCGATGATGTTGAGCCGGTGTTGTTTCATTTCCTCGCCTTCCCGCTTGTCCATCGCAAACCGGTAGGCCTTGTTGATGGCCGCCGGGCCGAGATACTCGTTGTCGCCGGCAGCGATGTTACAGGAGGACATACACGCGCTACACCAGATACAGCGCGTGGACATCTTGACCTTCTCGCGGTTCTCTCGGGTCTGGCGCTGCTCTTCGAGGTCGCCGTCCGGGAGCTCGTTCGTCTGGAAGTACGGCTCGACGGACTCCATTTGGTCGTAGAAGTGCTCCATGTCGACGACCAGGTCTTTGACGACCTCCGCGTGCGGCAGCGGTTCGATGCGGACCGGCCACTCGAGGTCGACCATCTGGGTCTTGCAGCCGAGGCGCTGTGCGCCGTTGACAAAGAGCGCATCGGAGCCACAGATAGCCTGCCGACAGGAGTGTCGGAAGGTAAGCGTCGAGTCGAAGTGGTCCCGCGCGTAGATGAGCGCGTCAAGCACCGTCATCCCCTTCGTGAAGGGGATTTCGAAGGTGTCGAAGCGCGGGTCCTTTTTGCCCTCGACTTCGGGGTCATAGCGGAACACCTTGATCTGGACCGTCTCGTCGGCATCGGAGAGGTCCGATTTGGCTCGCTCCGACATATCCGCCCGCTCGCGCTTCTCCGAAAGGCGTCGTTCTTGATGTTCAGATGTCTGTTCGGGTTCCGTCTCTTGTTCTTGTTCGGTGACTTGCGTACTCATGGTTAGAACAGCCCCGTCATAGCGATTGCAACGCGAATGCCCTGCACGATGAGCAGCGCGCCCGCAACGATGAGCAGCCACTTGACGACGGTTTTCTGAGTTCCCTTGAGGCCCTGGTTTACCAGAGCGTTGTAGACGCCGTTGACGCCGTGGAACGCACCGGCGATGAGGAACAGTACCATCGTGATGAAGTAGCCGACCTCGCTCATCCGGGCCTGCGTCCCGGCGAAGGTGATTTCGGCCGCGTGGTTCACGAAGTGCAGCAGCATAAAGTGATACGCCAGCACGGCGACGAGGAACACCGCCGTGATTCGCTGCAGCAGCCATCGGGTGCCTTTCGGTTCGAACGAGGAGTAGTGTTCAGCCATCTTAGAACGCCCCCATCAGGAAGGTCGGGATGCTGGCGACCGTGATGGCCGCAGTTACTATCAAGGCGGCGTAGAACGCCTTGTCCTGTGCTTCAAGGCCGACACCGAGGTCGACGAATAGCAGGCGGATACCGTTCAGGATGTGGAAGACGGCGACCGCCAGCAGGCCGACTTCGAGGAAACGGACGACGAGCAGACTCTCAAGCCCTTGGAGAGTCTGGGTGTACGTCGCCGCGTCCACCGTCGCGGTGCTCAGTACGGCAACGTGCGTAAACAGGTAGCCGATGAGCACCCAGCCGGTGAACTTGTGGAATATCCAGGCCCACATGCCGGCGGAGAACTCCTGCCACCGCCCGAAGTCTTCGACCAGACCTCGGTCGTACGATTGACTCATGCAGCGTAAGGTGAGGACCCCGCTGGTATAGTAGTTACTACCTGCGAACGTCTCACAGGCCGAAGCGGCAGAAATATCCGGGTATCGACGCACAGAGGTCAACGGCGCGTTTCCGACCGGGAGGCACGCGCCGCGCGCGTCGTCGGGTCGTCAAGCGCGACAAGATGACACAGCGGATTGCCGGGATAAACGAGCGGATTCTCCAGAACACCGACCAACAGCCCGGTAAAGGGAGCCTCGACGACCGTCGATTCGGTTTTGAACGGCGTCGTAATCGTACAGATCCGGTCGCCCGCTTCGACGATGTCGCCGCGGTCGTGGTACATTTCTACGAGGCCGCCCGCATCCGCGCGAAGCCACGTTTTTTCGTCGGACCCGTCGATGACCGTCCGCCACCCCGGCCACTTTACCGGTGCGGAGTCACGCATGCCGAGTTCGGCCATCACCGAGAGTACACCCTCAAGCGCCGCATCGATGAGTTTCCGCTGGAATCGATGGGCTTCACCGAGTTCGACGGTAACTGTCGGCGTCGCCGCATCGGTCGCTTCCCGGCGAAGCGTTCCACTCGGGCCATCACTGGAGATGACGACATTAGAGCCGAACGCATACGCCAGCCGTGCGGCGTCGGCATCGTCTACGTCGGCACGGACATGGAGCATATTCGTCCGACCGCGGGTCGAGGTATGGAAATCGAGGCCGAAATCACACGGCGCAATGAAATTGCTGAAAATACGGTCGGCGATGCGCTTGGCACTCGTTCCGGAATCGTTGCCGGGAAACGAGCGGTTGAGGTCGCGGTCGTACACCGGTAGATAGCGCTCTTGGGCGATGAAGCCGGGGACGTTGAGCACCGGCAGACAGACCAGCGTCCCGGCGAGGTCGTCGTGGTTCCATTCGTGAGCGACTTCACGGACGATTTCGATGCCGTTCAGTTCGTCGCCGTGGATGGCAGCCGAGAGAAACAGCGTCGGCCCCGGTCGCTCGCCGTTGATAATCGTGACCGGTATCCGGGCCGGGTCGCCGAGATACGTTTCGCTGACCGTGTACCTGATATTCGCCGTCTCCCCGGGGACGACGGCCCCGCCATCGTAGGTGAATGTCTCGGTCATGCACGACCTGTCGCGGCGACCACCTAAGGCTCTTGGTGGCCGGGCGGTAGCGTTTTGTCGTCAACAGACGAATGGCATCCATGTCAGATGTGCTTTCCGTCGGCGTGTTGAGCCTGCACAGCTCCAAGGAGTCGAAAGCTATTCTCAACGCTGTCGACGACCTCGGATACGACACCGAGTGGCTACGAACGGAAAACACGGCCGTTGATATCACCGATGGGTCGGTAACACTCGAGCCGGATGTCGATATCGTCGTCAATCGGCTGTTGCTCTCAAAAGAGGAACAGCCCGCGGAGGCGCTCGGGTTAGCGACGATGCTCGAACGGGCGCGGCCGATGCTCAACACGCCGACAGCGACGATGACGGCGATGCATAAATTCGCCACCGGGACGGCGCTTGCCGAAGCGGACATCCCGGTACCTGACGCCTACATGGCGCTTTCTTCGGACCTGCTCAACGAGCGCCGGGGGCAGTTCGGGCCAGAGGTCGTCTACAAGACGGCTATCG from Natronomonas pharaonis DSM 2160 includes the following:
- a CDS encoding succinate dehydrogenase/fumarate reductase iron-sulfur subunit, whose amino-acid sequence is MSTQVTEQEQETEPEQTSEHQERRLSEKRERADMSERAKSDLSDADETVQIKVFRYDPEVEGKKDPRFDTFEIPFTKGMTVLDALIYARDHFDSTLTFRHSCRQAICGSDALFVNGAQRLGCKTQMVDLEWPVRIEPLPHAEVVKDLVVDMEHFYDQMESVEPYFQTNELPDGDLEEQRQTRENREKVKMSTRCIWCSACMSSCNIAAGDNEYLGPAAINKAYRFAMDKREGEEMKQHRLNIIEQEHGVWRCQTQFSCTEVCPKDIPLTEHIQELKREAVKNNLKFW
- a CDS encoding succinate dehydrogenase hydrophobic membrane anchor subunit, with translation MAEHYSSFEPKGTRWLLQRITAVFLVAVLAYHFMLLHFVNHAAEITFAGTQARMSEVGYFITMVLFLIAGAFHGVNGVYNALVNQGLKGTQKTVVKWLLIVAGALLIVQGIRVAIAMTGLF
- the sdhC gene encoding succinate dehydrogenase, cytochrome b556 subunit, coding for MSQSYDRGLVEDFGRWQEFSAGMWAWIFHKFTGWVLIGYLFTHVAVLSTATVDAATYTQTLQGLESLLVVRFLEVGLLAVAVFHILNGIRLLFVDLGVGLEAQDKAFYAALIVTAAITVASIPTFLMGAF
- a CDS encoding succinylglutamate desuccinylase/aspartoacylase family protein, which encodes MTETFTYDGGAVVPGETANIRYTVSETYLGDPARIPVTIINGERPGPTLFLSAAIHGDELNGIEIVREVAHEWNHDDLAGTLVCLPVLNVPGFIAQERYLPVYDRDLNRSFPGNDSGTSAKRIADRIFSNFIAPCDFGLDFHTSTRGRTNMLHVRADVDDADAARLAYAFGSNVVISSDGPSGTLRREATDAATPTVTVELGEAHRFQRKLIDAALEGVLSVMAELGMRDSAPVKWPGWRTVIDGSDEKTWLRADAGGLVEMYHDRGDIVEAGDRICTITTPFKTESTVVEAPFTGLLVGVLENPLVYPGNPLCHLVALDDPTTRAARASRSETRR